One stretch of Mycolicibacterium fallax DNA includes these proteins:
- the rfbD gene encoding dTDP-4-dehydrorhamnose reductase: protein MPPSQAAASVRLARIVVTGAAGQVGRALVRAAVGRSVTGFTSAEWDITDPAAARDLIEPGDVLINCAAFTDVDGAEANPERARAVNAAGPEHLATACAAVGARLIHISTDYVFGGAPGRDRPYEPDDQPAPLSVYGRTKLDGERAVLAACPQARIVRTAWVYTGDDGGRDFVSVMRARARAGEVSEVVDDQIGSPTYVRDLVTALLTIVDLDVTMPIVHAANAGAVSRYRQARAVYAAAGADPKLVRPVPSARHPRPAARPGYSALGSVLSERAGLTRLRDWRAALDDALSGVGGPGHR, encoded by the coding sequence GTGCCCCCTTCCCAAGCCGCCGCCAGCGTCCGGCTCGCCCGGATCGTGGTGACCGGCGCCGCAGGCCAGGTCGGGCGCGCCCTGGTGCGCGCCGCCGTCGGCCGCAGCGTGACCGGATTCACCTCCGCCGAGTGGGACATCACCGATCCGGCTGCGGCCCGGGACCTGATCGAGCCCGGCGACGTGCTGATCAACTGCGCGGCCTTCACCGACGTCGATGGCGCCGAAGCGAATCCGGAGCGGGCCCGCGCGGTCAACGCCGCCGGACCCGAGCACCTGGCGACGGCCTGCGCGGCGGTCGGCGCGCGGCTGATCCACATCTCCACCGACTACGTCTTCGGCGGGGCGCCCGGCCGGGACCGGCCCTATGAACCCGACGATCAGCCCGCGCCGCTGTCGGTCTACGGCCGGACCAAGCTCGACGGTGAACGCGCCGTGCTGGCGGCCTGCCCGCAGGCCCGGATTGTCCGCACTGCCTGGGTTTATACCGGCGACGACGGCGGCCGCGACTTCGTCTCGGTGATGCGGGCCCGGGCCAGGGCGGGGGAGGTGTCGGAGGTGGTCGACGACCAGATCGGCTCGCCGACCTACGTCCGGGACCTGGTCACCGCGCTGCTGACGATCGTCGATCTCGACGTGACGATGCCGATCGTGCACGCCGCGAACGCCGGTGCGGTCAGCCGGTACCGGCAGGCCCGCGCGGTGTACGCCGCGGCGGGCGCCGACCCGAAACTGGTGCGGCCGGTGCCCAGCGCCCGGCACCCGCGCCCGGCGGCCCGGCCGGGCTACTCGGCGCTCGGCTCGGTGCTGTCCGAACGGGCCGGACTGACCCGGTTGCGGGACTGGCGGGCCGCCCTCGACGATGCGCTGAGCGGCGTCGGCGGCCCCGGCCACCGCTGA
- the purE gene encoding 5-(carboxyamino)imidazole ribonucleotide mutase has product MSGPGPRVGLIMGSDSDWSVMDAAAEALADFEVPFEVGVVSAHRTPTRMMDYARGAADRGIEVIIAGAGGAAHLPGMVAAATPLPVIGVPVPLARLDGMDSLLSIVQMPAGVPVATVSIGGARNAGLLAVRILGAADRELRDKMVEFQEDLEAMVLEKDEALRRRLLQ; this is encoded by the coding sequence ATGAGTGGACCGGGGCCCCGGGTGGGGCTGATCATGGGCAGTGACAGCGACTGGTCGGTGATGGACGCCGCGGCCGAGGCGCTGGCCGATTTCGAGGTGCCCTTCGAGGTGGGCGTGGTGTCCGCGCACCGCACGCCGACGCGGATGATGGACTACGCGCGCGGCGCCGCCGACCGCGGCATCGAGGTGATCATCGCCGGTGCCGGTGGGGCCGCGCACCTGCCGGGCATGGTCGCCGCGGCCACCCCGCTGCCGGTGATCGGGGTGCCGGTGCCGCTGGCCCGGCTCGACGGGATGGATTCGCTGCTGTCGATCGTGCAGATGCCGGCCGGGGTGCCGGTGGCGACGGTGTCCATCGGCGGGGCGCGCAACGCCGGCCTGCTGGCGGTCCGGATTCTGGGCGCCGCCGACCGTGAGCTGCGGGACAAGATGGTCGAGTTCCAGGAGGACCTGGAGGCGATGGTGCTGGAGAAGGACGAGGCGCTGCGGCGCCGATTGTTGCAGTGA
- a CDS encoding Maf family protein, whose protein sequence is MTRLVLGSASTGRLSVLRGAGVEPTVIVSDVDEDAVLAAHAGADPADAVAALARAKAEVVAARVPPGLASDCVVIGCDSMLLLRDRLCGKPGTVERARAQWASMAGHSGRLLSGHAAIRLRDGEIAGIETGTDSTTVYFGTPTPDDLDAYLASGEPLGVAGGFTLDGLGGWFVDRIDGDPSNVVGLSLPLLRRLLARLQVSVAAVWAANPPR, encoded by the coding sequence GTGACCCGCCTGGTGCTGGGGTCGGCCTCCACCGGCCGGCTCTCGGTGCTGCGCGGTGCCGGCGTCGAACCGACGGTGATCGTCTCCGACGTCGACGAGGACGCGGTGCTGGCCGCGCACGCCGGGGCCGATCCGGCGGATGCGGTGGCGGCGCTGGCCCGCGCCAAGGCCGAGGTGGTGGCCGCACGGGTGCCGCCCGGCCTGGCCTCCGATTGCGTTGTGATCGGCTGCGATTCGATGCTGCTGTTGCGGGATCGTTTGTGCGGCAAACCCGGGACCGTCGAACGCGCCCGCGCTCAATGGGCGTCGATGGCAGGGCACTCCGGACGACTGCTCAGCGGGCACGCCGCAATTCGGTTGCGCGACGGCGAGATTGCCGGCATCGAGACCGGAACCGATTCCACCACCGTGTATTTCGGCACTCCGACACCGGACGACCTGGATGCCTACCTGGCTTCCGGCGAACCGCTGGGAGTGGCCGGCGGATTCACCCTGGACGGGCTGGGCGGCTGGTTCGTCGACCGGATCGACGGCGACCCGTCGAATGTCGTCGGGTTGAGCCTGCCGCTGCTGCGCCGGTTGCTGGCTCGCCTGCAGGTTTCGGTGGCCGCGGTGTGGGCGGCCAATCCGCCCCGCTGA
- a CDS encoding acyl-CoA dehydrogenase, with product MAAWGGNPSFDLFQLPEEHQELRAAIRALAEKEIAPHAADVDENARFPQEALDALVASGFNAVHVPEEFGGQGADSVAACIVIEEVARVDCSASLIPAVNKLGTMGLILRGSDELKAQVLPSIAAGEAMASYALSEREAGSDAAAMRTRAKADGDDWILNGTKCWITNGGKSTWYTVMAVTDPDKGANGISAFMVHADDEGFIVGSKERKLGIKGSPTTELHFENCRIPGDRIIGDPGTGFKTALATLDHTRPTIGAQAVGIAQGALDAALEYTKDRKQFGKSISEFQAVQFMLADMAMKLESARLMVYHAAARAERGETNLGFISAASKCWASDVAMEVTTDAVQLFGGAGYTVDFPVERMMRDAKITQIYEGTNQIQRVVMSRALLR from the coding sequence ATGGCCGCATGGGGTGGAAACCCGTCGTTCGATCTGTTCCAGTTGCCCGAGGAGCACCAGGAACTGCGGGCCGCGATTCGCGCGCTCGCCGAGAAGGAGATCGCGCCGCACGCCGCCGACGTCGACGAGAACGCCCGCTTCCCGCAGGAGGCGCTGGACGCACTGGTCGCCTCGGGCTTCAACGCCGTGCACGTGCCCGAGGAGTTCGGTGGCCAGGGCGCGGACTCGGTGGCGGCCTGCATCGTCATCGAGGAGGTCGCCCGCGTCGACTGCTCGGCCTCGCTGATCCCGGCGGTCAACAAGCTGGGCACCATGGGCCTGATCCTGCGCGGCTCCGACGAGCTCAAGGCCCAGGTGCTGCCGTCGATCGCCGCCGGTGAGGCGATGGCCTCCTACGCGCTGTCCGAGCGCGAGGCCGGCTCCGACGCCGCCGCGATGCGGACCCGGGCCAAGGCCGACGGCGACGACTGGATCCTCAACGGCACCAAGTGCTGGATCACCAACGGTGGCAAGTCCACCTGGTACACCGTGATGGCGGTGACCGACCCCGACAAGGGTGCCAACGGCATCTCCGCGTTCATGGTGCACGCCGACGACGAGGGCTTCATCGTCGGATCCAAGGAGCGCAAGCTCGGCATCAAGGGCAGCCCGACCACCGAGCTGCACTTCGAGAACTGCCGGATCCCGGGCGACCGGATCATCGGCGATCCCGGCACCGGCTTCAAGACCGCGCTGGCCACCCTGGATCACACCCGCCCGACCATCGGCGCCCAGGCCGTCGGCATCGCCCAGGGCGCACTGGACGCGGCGCTCGAATACACCAAGGACCGCAAGCAGTTCGGCAAGTCGATCAGCGAGTTCCAGGCCGTGCAGTTCATGCTCGCCGACATGGCGATGAAGCTGGAGTCGGCGCGGCTGATGGTCTACCACGCCGCCGCCCGCGCCGAGCGTGGCGAGACCAACCTGGGCTTCATCTCGGCGGCCAGCAAGTGCTGGGCCTCGGATGTGGCGATGGAGGTCACCACCGACGCGGTGCAGCTGTTCGGCGGCGCCGGTTACACCGTCGACTTCCCGGTCGAGCGGATGATGCGCGACGCCAAGATCACCCAGATCTACGAGGGCACCAACCAGATTCAGCGGGTGGTGATGAGCCGCGCGCTGTTGCGCTGA
- a CDS encoding PH domain-containing protein: MGYPDSVLADDEVVVLHRHPHWKRLVGPVLILLIATFLAAAAAAWVDSLSWAPNAKAVVSAVIGAIWLLLVCWLTLWPFLTWLSTHFVVTDRRVMFRHGLLTRSGIDIPLARINSVEFTHGLFDRLLRTGTLIIESASQDPLEFYDVPRVERVHSLLYHEVFDTLDADER, encoded by the coding sequence ATGGGGTATCCCGACAGCGTTCTGGCCGACGACGAAGTGGTGGTCCTGCACCGGCATCCGCACTGGAAACGCCTGGTCGGGCCGGTGCTGATCCTGCTGATCGCGACGTTCCTGGCGGCCGCCGCGGCGGCCTGGGTGGATTCGCTGTCCTGGGCGCCCAACGCCAAGGCGGTGGTTTCGGCGGTGATCGGCGCGATCTGGCTGCTGCTGGTCTGCTGGCTGACGCTGTGGCCGTTCCTGACCTGGTTGAGCACCCACTTCGTCGTCACCGACCGCCGGGTGATGTTCCGGCACGGCCTGCTGACCCGCAGCGGCATAGATATTCCGCTGGCCCGGATCAACAGCGTCGAATTCACCCACGGGCTCTTCGATCGACTGCTGCGCACCGGCACGCTGATCATCGAATCGGCCAGCCAGGACCCGCTGGAGTTCTACGACGTGCCCCGGGTCGAGCGGGTGCATTCGCTGCTCTACCACGAGGTGTTCGACACCCTCGATGCCGACGAGCGCTAG
- a CDS encoding biotin--[acetyl-CoA-carboxylase] ligase: MTADRAPLDPDFLRSHAPSWRRLDVVDETGSTNADLVARAAAGEEIAGAVLLAEAQTAGKGRHGRSWTTPPMAQVALSAGVAVDGVGPDGWGWLPLLTGVAVVDAVRAVAGVDAGLKWPNDVLVAGRKLAGILAEVAAGPVIVVGLGLNVSLRAEEAPVDTATSLAMLGRPGDRNVLAAAVLENLAARVSDWRAAGGASAALRADYRRLSVTLGAPVRVLMPGEAEITGTAVDLDELGRVVVDDGNARTAVAAGDVTHLRPQH; the protein is encoded by the coding sequence GTGACCGCCGATCGCGCCCCACTGGACCCGGACTTTCTGCGCTCCCACGCCCCGAGCTGGCGGCGCCTGGACGTCGTCGACGAAACCGGTTCCACCAACGCCGATCTGGTGGCCCGCGCGGCCGCCGGCGAGGAGATCGCCGGCGCCGTGCTGCTGGCCGAGGCGCAGACCGCGGGCAAGGGCCGGCACGGTCGCAGCTGGACCACCCCGCCGATGGCGCAGGTCGCGCTGTCGGCCGGTGTCGCCGTCGACGGCGTCGGGCCCGACGGCTGGGGCTGGCTTCCGCTGCTGACCGGGGTGGCGGTCGTCGACGCGGTCCGCGCCGTCGCGGGGGTCGACGCCGGGCTGAAGTGGCCCAACGACGTGCTGGTGGCGGGCCGCAAGCTGGCCGGGATCCTCGCCGAGGTGGCCGCCGGCCCGGTGATCGTGGTCGGGCTGGGCCTCAACGTCTCGCTGCGCGCCGAGGAGGCGCCGGTGGACACCGCCACCTCGCTGGCCATGCTGGGCCGCCCCGGCGACCGAAATGTGTTGGCGGCGGCGGTCCTGGAGAACCTCGCCGCCCGGGTGTCGGACTGGCGCGCGGCCGGCGGTGCGTCCGCCGCGCTGCGGGCGGATTACCGCCGGCTCAGCGTCACGCTCGGCGCACCGGTGCGGGTGCTGATGCCCGGCGAGGCCGAGATCACCGGAACCGCAGTCGATCTCGACGAGCTGGGCCGCGTCGTCGTCGACGACGGCAACGCGCGCACCGCGGTGGCCGCCGGCGACGTCACCCATCTGCGCCCGCAGCACTGA
- a CDS encoding 5-(carboxyamino)imidazole ribonucleotide synthase, whose protein sequence is MPEPRDNPPRRPRPTAPVVAMIGGGQLARMTHQAAIALGQTLRVLAVDATDPAAQVSPDIVLGAHTDYDALVRVADGATVVTFDHEHVPTEHLRRLVANGVDVAPPPEALVHAQDKLVMRRRLTALGAPVPRFAAVDSAEGAAAFAAQAGGGAVIKTIRGGYDGRGVVLCDTVEQAREAAAGYLAESVPILIEDRVAMRRELSALVARSAFGQGAAWPVVQTVQRDGICVETLAPAPELPAATAAAAQQLGLRLAEELGVVGVLAVELFETVDGEILVNELAMRPHNSGHWTMDGAVTSQFEQHLRAVLDYPLGDTAARSEVTVMSNVLGAPQPPAMCLDERVHHLFARIPDAKVHMYGKGERAGRKLGHVNVVGRPGEDVATVRERANRASHWLSHAEWTDGWDPHSS, encoded by the coding sequence GTGCCCGAACCCCGTGACAATCCGCCCCGCAGGCCGCGGCCGACCGCGCCGGTGGTCGCCATGATCGGCGGCGGCCAGTTGGCCCGCATGACCCACCAGGCCGCCATCGCGCTCGGCCAGACGCTACGGGTGCTGGCCGTCGACGCCACCGACCCGGCCGCGCAGGTCAGCCCCGATATCGTGCTGGGCGCGCACACCGACTATGACGCGCTGGTCCGGGTCGCCGACGGCGCCACCGTGGTCACCTTCGACCACGAGCACGTGCCGACCGAACACCTGCGGCGGCTGGTGGCCAACGGCGTCGACGTCGCCCCGCCGCCGGAGGCGCTGGTGCACGCCCAGGACAAGCTGGTGATGCGCCGGCGGCTCACCGCGCTGGGGGCCCCGGTGCCGCGGTTTGCCGCCGTCGACTCGGCCGAGGGGGCCGCCGCGTTCGCCGCGCAGGCCGGTGGCGGCGCGGTGATCAAGACGATTCGCGGCGGTTACGACGGCCGCGGCGTGGTGCTGTGCGACACCGTCGAGCAGGCCCGCGAGGCCGCCGCCGGGTACCTCGCGGAGTCGGTGCCGATCCTGATCGAGGACCGGGTGGCGATGCGCCGCGAACTGTCGGCGCTGGTGGCCCGCTCGGCGTTCGGGCAGGGTGCGGCCTGGCCGGTGGTGCAGACCGTGCAGCGCGACGGCATCTGCGTGGAGACGCTGGCCCCCGCGCCGGAGCTGCCTGCGGCGACGGCCGCCGCCGCGCAGCAACTCGGGTTGCGGCTGGCCGAGGAACTCGGCGTGGTCGGCGTGCTGGCGGTGGAGCTGTTCGAGACCGTCGACGGCGAGATTCTGGTCAACGAGCTGGCGATGCGCCCGCACAACTCCGGGCACTGGACCATGGACGGCGCGGTGACCAGCCAGTTCGAGCAGCATCTGCGCGCGGTGCTGGACTATCCGCTCGGCGACACCGCGGCCCGCTCGGAGGTGACGGTGATGTCCAACGTGCTCGGCGCGCCGCAGCCGCCGGCGATGTGCCTCGACGAGCGGGTGCATCACCTGTTCGCCCGGATTCCCGATGCCAAGGTGCACATGTACGGCAAGGGGGAGCGGGCCGGGCGCAAGCTCGGGCACGTCAATGTCGTCGGCCGGCCGGGTGAGGACGTGGCGACCGTGCGCGAGCGGGCGAACCGGGCGTCGCACTGGCTGTCGCACGCGGAGTGGACCGACGGATGGGACCCGCATTCGTCATGA
- a CDS encoding GtrA family protein produces MSFADATIARLPRQIRPLAERHHELIKFAIVGATTFVIDMAIFFSLKLTILEPKPVTAKIIAGIVAVIASYILNREWSFRDRGGRERHHEALLFFGVSGIGVLLSMVPLWFSSYVLMLRVPMVSLAVENIADFVAAYIIGNLLQMAFRFWAFRRFVFPEEFARDPEKALESALTSGGVAEALEDGFEARHLGDDVIRSGVDLGPNVTPLRRSRRRAARQLDRHPDPRIPKSS; encoded by the coding sequence GTGTCCTTCGCCGATGCCACGATCGCCCGCCTGCCGCGGCAGATCCGTCCCCTAGCCGAGCGGCACCATGAGCTGATCAAGTTCGCGATCGTCGGCGCCACCACGTTCGTCATCGATATGGCGATCTTCTTCTCGCTGAAGCTGACGATCCTGGAACCCAAGCCGGTGACCGCCAAGATCATCGCCGGCATCGTCGCGGTGATCGCGTCCTACATCCTGAACCGGGAGTGGAGCTTCCGGGACCGCGGTGGGCGCGAACGCCACCACGAGGCGCTGCTGTTCTTCGGGGTCAGCGGCATCGGCGTGCTGCTGTCCATGGTCCCGTTGTGGTTCTCCAGCTACGTGCTGATGCTGCGGGTGCCGATGGTGTCGCTGGCCGTGGAGAACATCGCCGACTTCGTCGCCGCTTACATCATCGGCAACCTGCTGCAGATGGCGTTCCGGTTCTGGGCGTTCCGCCGATTCGTGTTCCCGGAGGAATTCGCCCGCGACCCGGAGAAGGCGCTGGAGTCCGCGCTGACCTCCGGTGGCGTCGCCGAGGCGCTGGAGGACGGCTTCGAGGCCCGTCACCTGGGCGACGACGTGATCCGCTCCGGGGTCGACCTCGGCCCCAACGTCACCCCGCTGCGCCGGTCGCGGCGCCGGGCCGCCCGTCAGCTGGACCGCCACCCCGATCCCCGGATCCCCAAGTCCAGCTAG
- a CDS encoding acyl-CoA carboxylase subunit beta yields the protein MTSVSEHTAEPAAEHTIDIHTTAGKLAELRKRAEEALHPVGEKAIERVHEKGKLTARERVLALLDDGSFVELDALAKHRSNNFGMESKRPLGDGVITGYGTIDGREVCVFSQDATVFGGSLGEVYGEKIVKVQELAIKTGRPLIGINDGAGARIQEGVVSLGLYSKIFRNNILASGVIPQISLIMGAAAGGHVYSPALTDFIVMVDQTSQMFITGPDVIKTVTGEDVTQEELGGAHTHMGKSGTVHYVASGEQDALDYVRDLLGYLPPNNYAEPPRYPAPAHPGAIEDNLTADDLELDTLIPDSPNQPYDMHEVINRILDDAEFLEVQAGYAANVICGFGRVDGRAVGVVANQPTQFAGCLDINASEKAARFVRTCDAFNIPIIMLVDVPGFLPGTDQEYNGIIRRGAKLLYAYGEATVAKVTVITRKAYGGAYCVMGSKDMGCDVNVAWPTAQIAVMGASGAVGFVYRNQLKEAAASGEDVDALRLQLQDEYEDTLVNPYVAAERGYIDAVIPPSHTRGYISTALRLLERKIVQLPPKKHGNIPL from the coding sequence ATGACCAGCGTCTCCGAGCACACCGCCGAACCGGCCGCCGAGCACACCATCGACATCCACACCACGGCGGGCAAGCTCGCCGAGCTGCGCAAGCGCGCCGAGGAGGCGCTGCATCCGGTCGGCGAGAAGGCGATCGAGCGGGTCCATGAGAAGGGCAAGCTGACCGCCCGCGAGCGGGTCCTGGCCCTGCTCGACGACGGCTCCTTCGTCGAACTCGACGCCCTGGCCAAGCACCGCAGCAACAACTTCGGCATGGAGTCCAAGCGGCCGCTCGGCGACGGCGTCATCACCGGCTACGGCACCATCGACGGCCGCGAGGTCTGCGTGTTCAGCCAGGACGCCACCGTGTTCGGCGGCAGCCTCGGCGAGGTCTACGGCGAGAAGATCGTCAAGGTGCAGGAGCTGGCGATCAAGACCGGCCGCCCGCTGATCGGCATCAACGACGGCGCCGGCGCGCGCATCCAGGAGGGCGTGGTCTCCCTCGGCCTGTACAGCAAGATCTTCCGCAACAACATCCTGGCCTCCGGGGTCATCCCGCAGATCTCGCTGATCATGGGCGCGGCGGCCGGCGGCCACGTGTACTCCCCCGCGCTGACCGACTTCATCGTGATGGTCGACCAGACCTCCCAGATGTTCATCACCGGCCCCGACGTGATCAAGACGGTGACCGGCGAGGACGTCACCCAGGAGGAACTCGGCGGCGCCCACACCCACATGGGCAAGTCCGGCACCGTGCACTACGTGGCCTCCGGCGAGCAGGATGCCCTGGACTACGTCCGTGACCTGCTCGGCTACCTGCCCCCGAACAACTACGCCGAGCCGCCGCGCTACCCGGCGCCGGCGCACCCGGGTGCCATCGAGGACAACCTCACCGCCGACGACCTTGAGCTCGACACGCTGATCCCGGATTCCCCGAACCAGCCCTACGACATGCACGAGGTGATCAACCGGATCCTCGACGACGCCGAGTTCCTGGAGGTCCAGGCCGGCTACGCGGCGAACGTGATCTGCGGCTTCGGCCGGGTCGACGGCCGGGCGGTGGGCGTGGTGGCCAACCAGCCCACCCAGTTCGCCGGCTGCCTGGACATCAACGCCTCGGAGAAGGCCGCCCGGTTCGTGCGGACCTGCGACGCGTTCAACATCCCGATCATCATGCTGGTCGACGTCCCGGGCTTCCTGCCGGGCACCGACCAGGAGTACAACGGCATCATCCGCCGCGGCGCCAAGCTGCTCTACGCCTACGGTGAGGCCACCGTCGCCAAGGTCACCGTCATCACCCGCAAGGCCTACGGCGGTGCGTACTGCGTGATGGGTTCCAAGGACATGGGCTGCGACGTGAACGTCGCCTGGCCGACCGCGCAGATCGCGGTGATGGGCGCCTCCGGCGCGGTGGGCTTCGTCTATCGCAACCAGCTCAAGGAGGCCGCCGCCAGCGGCGAGGACGTCGACGCGCTCCGGCTGCAACTGCAGGACGAGTACGAGGACACCCTGGTGAACCCCTACGTGGCGGCCGAGCGCGGCTACATCGACGCCGTCATCCCGCCGTCGCACACCCGCGGCTACATCTCCACCGCACTGCGGCTGCTGGAGCGCAAGATCGTGCAGCTGCCGCCGAAGAAGCACGGCAACATCCCGCTGTAG
- a CDS encoding TIGR03089 family protein: MLAADPMGPRITFYDDATGERIELSAVTLANWAAKTANLLRDELLAGPGSRVAVLLPAHWQSAAVFLGVWWIGAEAVLSGPADVAVCTADRLDEADDAVSAAMGEVAVASLDPFGRPVEDLPIGLTDYATAVRVHGDQIVPEAQPGPALAGKSATEVLAAAQSAAAAAGLRPGERVLSTADWDSPDALIANLLAVFAVGGSLVQVANPDPAALGRRTQTEKVTRVL; the protein is encoded by the coding sequence ATGCTGGCCGCCGACCCGATGGGTCCGCGGATCACCTTCTACGACGATGCGACCGGCGAGCGGATCGAGCTGTCGGCGGTGACGCTGGCGAACTGGGCCGCCAAGACCGCCAATCTGCTGCGCGACGAGTTGCTCGCCGGTCCGGGCAGCCGGGTCGCGGTGCTGCTGCCGGCGCACTGGCAGAGCGCGGCGGTGTTTCTCGGGGTCTGGTGGATCGGCGCCGAGGCAGTGCTGTCCGGGCCCGCCGACGTGGCGGTGTGCACCGCCGACCGGCTCGACGAGGCCGACGACGCGGTGTCCGCGGCGATGGGCGAGGTCGCGGTGGCCTCGCTGGATCCGTTCGGCCGGCCCGTCGAGGACCTGCCGATCGGGCTGACCGACTATGCGACCGCGGTGCGGGTGCACGGCGACCAGATCGTGCCGGAGGCCCAGCCCGGCCCGGCGCTGGCCGGCAAGTCGGCGACCGAGGTGCTCGCCGCGGCCCAAAGTGCCGCCGCCGCAGCGGGTTTGCGCCCCGGCGAACGGGTGCTCTCGACGGCGGACTGGGACAGCCCGGACGCCTTGATCGCCAACCTGCTGGCGGTGTTCGCCGTCGGCGGCTCGCTGGTGCAGGTCGCCAACCCCGATCCCGCCGCGCTGGGGCGCCGGACCCAGACCGAGAAGGTCACCCGGGTCCTCTAG
- a CDS encoding acyl-CoA carboxylase subunit epsilon — protein sequence MNHDADITEVSDHRDITIDDPKRDAPEIRVVKGNPTDEDVAALTTVLSGLTANGGDPGPQEYNPWGHPVDKLRYALTSWQRVTLLERTHLRR from the coding sequence ATGAACCACGATGCCGACATCACCGAGGTCAGCGACCACCGGGACATCACCATCGATGACCCCAAGCGCGATGCGCCGGAGATCCGTGTCGTCAAGGGCAATCCGACCGACGAGGACGTCGCTGCCCTGACCACGGTGCTGTCCGGGTTGACGGCCAACGGCGGCGATCCCGGCCCCCAGGAGTACAACCCCTGGGGACACCCGGTGGACAAGCTGCGCTACGCGTTGACCAGCTGGCAGCGGGTGACCCTGCTGGAGCGCACCCACCTGCGGCGATGA
- a CDS encoding LCP family protein, which translates to MAVTIVCGTGLAWTKVRSFENGIHHISTTALGGGKDDGAIDILLIGMDSRTDAHGNPLSSDELARLRAGDDVATNTDTIILVRIPNNGQSATAISIPRDSYVNAPGLRKMKINGVFGEVKLDTMKELIEQQGVDPAIGEKRGTEAGREALIETVADLTGVTVDHYAEIGLLGFALITDALGGVDVCLKNDVYEPLSGADFRSGWQKLDGAQALSFVRQRHDLPRGDLDRVVRQQVVMAQLAHNVISGKTLTSPSTLSALQEAVQRSVVLSDGWDIMNFIQQLQDLAGGKVVFATIPVLREDGWSDDGEQSVVRIDSAEVKDWVAGLLHDQAEGKSEEVSYTPDKTTVEVYNDTDINGLASSVSTVLAGKGFSEGPVGNHEGDRAEKSQVVGSSADDLGTKAVAEALGGLPVVADESMPTGRVRVVLADDYAGPGSGLDGGYLSLGGTETTTTTTEEEVPVLPPSPVFTAGNDDPQCVN; encoded by the coding sequence ATGGCGGTGACCATCGTCTGCGGCACCGGCCTGGCCTGGACGAAGGTCCGCTCGTTCGAAAACGGCATCCACCACATCAGCACCACCGCGCTCGGCGGCGGCAAGGACGACGGCGCGATCGACATTCTGCTGATCGGGATGGACAGCCGCACCGACGCGCACGGCAACCCGCTGTCGTCCGACGAGCTGGCCCGGTTGCGCGCCGGCGACGACGTGGCCACCAACACCGACACCATCATCCTGGTGCGCATCCCGAACAACGGGCAGTCGGCGACGGCGATCTCCATCCCGCGCGACTCCTACGTCAACGCCCCCGGCCTGCGCAAGATGAAGATCAACGGGGTGTTCGGCGAGGTCAAGCTGGACACTATGAAGGAGCTGATCGAGCAGCAGGGTGTGGACCCGGCGATCGGCGAGAAGCGCGGCACCGAGGCCGGCCGCGAGGCGCTGATCGAGACCGTCGCCGACCTGACCGGGGTGACCGTCGACCACTACGCCGAGATCGGCCTGCTGGGGTTCGCGCTGATCACCGACGCGCTCGGCGGCGTCGACGTGTGCCTGAAGAACGACGTCTACGAGCCGCTGTCGGGCGCGGACTTCCGGTCCGGCTGGCAGAAGCTCGACGGCGCGCAGGCGCTGAGCTTCGTGCGGCAGCGCCACGACCTGCCCCGCGGCGACCTGGACCGGGTGGTCCGCCAGCAGGTGGTGATGGCGCAGCTGGCCCACAACGTGATTTCCGGCAAGACGCTGACCAGCCCGTCGACCCTGAGCGCGCTGCAGGAGGCGGTGCAGCGTTCGGTGGTGCTGTCCGACGGCTGGGACATCATGAACTTCATCCAGCAGCTGCAGGACCTGGCCGGCGGCAAGGTGGTCTTTGCCACCATTCCGGTGCTGCGGGAGGACGGCTGGAGCGACGACGGCGAGCAGTCCGTGGTGCGGATCGACTCGGCGGAGGTCAAGGACTGGGTCGCCGGCCTGCTGCACGACCAGGCCGAGGGCAAGTCCGAGGAGGTCAGCTACACCCCGGACAAGACCACCGTCGAGGTGTACAACGACACCGACATCAACGGGCTGGCCTCGTCGGTGTCGACGGTGCTGGCGGGCAAGGGGTTCTCGGAGGGCCCGGTCGGCAACCATGAGGGCGATCGCGCGGAGAAGTCGCAGGTGGTGGGCAGCTCCGCGGACGACCTCGGCACCAAGGCGGTGGCCGAGGCGCTCGGTGGGCTGCCGGTCGTCGCCGACGAGTCGATGCCGACCGGACGGGTGCGGGTGGTGCTGGCCGACGACTACGCCGGCCCCGGTTCGGGCCTCGACGGCGGCTACCTCTCCCTCGGCGGGACCGAGACGACCACCACCACCACCGAGGAGGAGGTGCCGGTGCTGCCGCCGTCGCCCGTCTTCACCGCCGGAAACGATGATCCGCAGTGCGTGAACTGA